TAAACATTTTTCCTCCATAGTAACAACCCTATATATGGTTCATACAATTTGTATgtttagagcaacttagttGTTTGGATGAAGCATAGTTGGTAGGCAATTGCACCAATGCCATCTTCACTATAAACCTAATCAATTTGGTAGGGTGCCAATTGCTGACTAATGGTGCTTTTCTATCCTCTTATGGTCTTATTTTGTCTAAAGTTTAGAGGAAGCTTGTCAAACTTTTGCACTCTTTTGACATATTCCTATTTGCCAAGTCCTTTATGGTAGAATAGACAAGTCCATATGGGTACCATTTCCTTATCTAAATCaatctttttcattctttttattttcaatcatGTCCTTTTCAAAATCTCAATCCACTAATCCAATATCATTAACCCATTGATCCAATTGTCAATTGGAGTTAATTCTCCATGTAATTGATATTGATTAGAACTAATTTACACCATGGAACTCAATCATTGTGGCTCTtgacatgattgaggagtgGTTGAACCTCTTGTATAACAAGGGAGAATATTATTAAGAATGTAAGAGTTTAATTACTTAgtttttgagtttaatttataataagttaaaattaagTGGATTGAAAGTTTTCCCTCACTTTAATAAGTTCAGCTTCAATTATGGACATTTTTATATAAGCAAAGTGAGAATGAGTGATtagacaaaaagaaacaagaaaaaaaagttggagcttttttcttttctcaataaGTGTGgtgaatgaattatttttatttttaatcttacgAACGGATTAACTCGATCTAATAAATTACTcaagttaaataaatataatttattgataatatacaaaaagaatATCCTTTACAAATGATATTtgtaaggaaaagaaattttatagataattttacaaaaagaatagGAGTTTTTCACAATAgaaattttcaataaattggAATTAAACCGTAGAGTACAtgtcttttatttctaaattggATGATCAATTCAGATTTATGCgagtaattatataaaaataaaattgaaatatatatatatatatataaagacatgttactattaataaatttttatggacaaatcaattcaatttttacAAGATGTGGTTAGGTTGTATggtataataattaattacaaccAAGAATGAAATTGAGGTGGATAAAAGCATTTTTTTGAGATTTGagttaagaattaattaaaaaaaaaccattTAAGTGGAtagttttcaaaaataattttaataaaaatggcttgtaaaaaattaataaaaatcaatttactaaattaaaaaagaaattaagccTACTTTTCTAAAAACCAGCAACAATGGCCTAAGAGGAtgaaattgatatataaaaatggGCCCGAAAAGCCCACTAGTAGCAAAAGTCGGCCCATCCCGTCCCGGCCAATAATTAATTTgcaatgaaaataaaaatccgGGTATCAATGAAATTGATTCCCGCCAACATTTTCGTGcttgtttctattttttctaagTGTGATTTCAAAACTTTTTGGCCAATATTTCTCTCTGGCTCTCTGTCTCAAGACAATTTCTGATTAAGGTAAGCCATACTGTCCATTATTTGAAAccgattttattattataatttttaattttagcttttttttttaattatttaaatttaattatcttcttcttcttctttgtttctGCACAAACCCCAGTATCTTCATGTAGTTTTGATTTAAGGTTTCAGTTAATCCCATACAATTTTTGGATAATATGTGTTGGactctgtttcttttttccctatAAGTTGATAAAATTGGATGAATTTGGAATTGGGATTTGGATTCTAGAGAGAGCATTTAGTTTCTCCAgaatttggaaaaagaaaattctgaaTGAGAAATGAAAGGTTTTTCTCATTCGTAGCCTCAAAATAATTGGAAGCTTGTATTCTTTTGAGgaattttctttaatcaaGATTCTGTGATATTTGTAGCAGTACATGAATGCtgctttctttttgttttattctgTTGGGAGTTTGCAGGGAAGCTGGACTTCCATGAAAAAGCAGATGGCAAAGGTGGCTGAAGCTCCCAAAAAGCTCAAAGTGGGTGCAGGTTCCACTCAAGTTGGTAAATCTGCTAACAGAAATAGGGGGCGGTGTCCTAAATCAGCAGGTTTGTTACTTTAAATTGGCAATGGGACTTACTTTCATGGGCCTATTTATGATTGTTAGTTCTATTTGCATGTTGTCGAACATATTTTATCTGTAATTGTACATTTAGCTTAagtttttatcatattcaccATTAGGGAAAAGTGAAAAGCTTTCGGTAGAAAAGGACAAGCATTCTTCACCATCCGGATCACGTTTGCACCTTTTAGATGAAGGTAATTGTCCTGCGGAAACAACAAAGAGATTTCATATACCTGAGCAATGCCCAGAACACGCTCTTCATCTTTCTGGAAAGATCAAGTTGCAGCTCTTTCCATTGGACGAACCCACTCGCATGGGATTGGAAAAGGTAAAACAGTGGGAAATATAGCAATAAAGGTAGATCATAAATGGCTTTTAATATGCATATGTATCTGAAATGGTGATGTTTCCTCACAGGACGGTTATCATCCATACTTGGAACTCACTCTAAGTGCTCGGAAAAAGATATCTTCTGTTCTCAACCATCTAAATCACAAGTGGGGTGATTCGAGCATTGCTACTGGGGAGCCCTTTCTTTTACCATACAAGATAGCTGAATGTTTATCTAGTTGCAGATGGACATTGAATGACGTTGGTCTCAGTGCAGGAGATATCTATGCAGCTGTTGGAAGCCCTTCTATTTTCCGGTTAAGGTCTTTGGCCGTCACaccttttcttatattttagaatttagtaattaatttaaatctcTAACTCAATTTCTTGTGTAGGTACGGCTGGGTCACTGATTGTGAAAATAAATCATCTGAACTGCAATCAACATTGATTCCCTCTGAGGCTTGTTTGCGACATGAAGGCATACAGAAGGTTTGCAGCAATAatgttgaaaatataaatggtaaaggaaaacaaaacgAGGATCCAAGTGAAGAGTTGAAACCAAACATTGTCAGTGGAGCAACAGATGTAAGTGTAGCAGATAAGACCCCTTCCAGTGGATTAGTTGAGTCCATGGTACTATTTTTGACTCCCATATTTGTCTCTCTGTAGTTTATCATGGTGATGGTAATTTGTTAGATGTGAATAAAcacttcttttaatttaatacgTGTCATAAAGGAGTGGGAATCAATTGCGCATTTGAGGCTTTAGACCAAACACCAATGGTAGAAAGATAAGTCATTAGGATGCTCCGGATTTCTATGTTCTAAATTTGTTGTTGGCAATATAATTTACTTTAGGTGAACACCATACATATTATCTTTGAAGTGTCCTTTGAATGAAACTAAGGTTAtctaaacttatttttaaaggTCTAGTACATTTGCCTTTTTGACATTTGCTTATTTGGATCTAAACAGCGAAATGAAGGGAAGATGCATGTTGGAACAGGACAATCATCACTCTGGGATGATGCTCTAACTAACATAAGCATTGGCGGGCTGCTATCTGAAGCATCTCTAAAGGGCATGTTCAGTACTTGCGAACCAAAATCAGATGGAAGCAATGCAGGTTTGCTTCCATCTCAGTTAATCTCTGACTCATTTGATGCTTTTATCATGTCCCAAGTGAATTGTTCCCAAGCTCCAAGGCTGCCTCCTCATGGTACAAGCTCATCTATTTTGGATGCGGAAGACACTTGCCATGCATTTGCATTTCAGAATTTCTCTTCCTCAGGCAAAGATGCTCTTGCTTTGCGTGAAAGTGCTTATGGTCATACCTCCAGCCAAGATGCCGTTTCCAAGTCATTTAAAAATCCGAATATTAGCGAGGTTTGTTCAGTTTTATCTAATTCTTTACtcttattattcatatatCCTGATATGATCGAGGAAGGTGATTGCATGGACTATATGCTGTGACTTAATTTGGCAGTCGAAAGTCTGTAAAGTTTAATGTTGGTTGCTTCATTTTGTGATTTATGGAGTTGGTCAGACACTGTTAGTGTAGCTTATGCATATCTATCTGTTTGATATTAATACTGGTTGGGTAATTGGGTTCTTAAGATGTTATACACAGATGAGCTgtaatagttttaattaagaatatgaACATCTCTTgggattctttttttatggaaGTAGTCCCTGTTCTTACTAGTTGATTCTATGGGTATGCTTCACACTAATCCAAGATTTTAGTGGTTAGCCATATAGTATATTACtttgtttctttgttttgCAGGTCAGCATCCAATCTGGCCTTCCACAAAGCCATGGTTGTCAAGAATCTGAAACGGACCTGTCATTGTGTTCCCGATTGTATAATGATGAAAGCAGCCTTGGCCTCTCTGGGATAAAATGGGTACTTGAATTTGTGATACATACATATTTATTCAAGCACAAGAccttaaagaaaaactaatcTCCTGTTTTTGGTGGCTTGATGCAGACGGACTCTTTGGGACCTTTTGATCTTGGCCTATCTTCTTCGAGAAAGATTATCAGTGGTGATAGCTTAAGCATCAGCAGAATTATTACCTAGCAATCTGCTTGTGACTCTTCTGGAGATTGAAAGGTTTCTTAGTCTTGAAGTCGGAGTGTACAGGAGATGGAAATTGAAAGGAATAAACTACAACATGATGGCTGGGAAAATATCACagattatcaataaatatactgTGTATTTCAACTTAATCAGTTTGTTAAGGGTGGatacaattgaaagaaaatgcaTAGCTAAGATTACTTTCCAATGTCTTTCAGATAAAGTTCTGAGGGTCTACATAGGTAAATTTAAGTCTCCCGATTGTCGATTTTAATTATAGCCATCATATGCTGCATTATGCAGAGATATCGCCTTGATAGTTCTTCGGTATATCCCTAGTCACATGTAATGAATGAAGTTCCCATCGTTGGATGCTGTTATTTCATGTATGTTGTTTTCACCAAGCTGAATTTTAAGAGCAATCTGCTTTTGTGAAAATCAAATGAAGTGTGCAACTGTGgcattttatatttcttcatttctttatatttggGATGCATGGCAGTAATATATAGCAGCACTATATAAATAAGGTCCAGAACTCAAAACTGAAACTGGCATGGAAAAGTTAACTAGCTGGAAGCAACATGTTAATAGTTGGCCGGAAGAATAGAATGGTGTCCCTCCCAGATTGTCCATTTGGGCTGGTACAACATTATTGTACTTTCTTGGCATGGCAATCAGGTTATGTTACGGCTCTTTTGCATTCTATTTTAGTTCATCTTTTAGCTCTGGCTACGAATTATTTTCGGGGTTTAGCGCGTTCCCAGCATTGCAATGGTTGCAGCTTTTAGTTGGTTGGATGGAACTGAAAGCACGAGGGAAAGGAAAAGTTACAAGtgtatttcttttgtttaggCACCAAAACGAAACGCAAAAGGGAAGAAGTTTAGAAAATGACATTTTCTAACAACCCAAAAAGCTACTTTTTATTTCCTTCCAATTTAGGAGGAAATTAAGAGAAATAGAATTAGTGTTATATAATTGAATCGGTGATTGAACTGCTTAAAAGTCTGGTCACATGTTCTAGACTGATTGGAttactcaattaattaatttgataacttttctaaatatttattttacaataaacATTAGTCCAATCGATTGGTtcaattagtaaatttattcaAACTGATCAAAGGGTTtgattaaatttctaattcttaGAGCCTAATGGGCCTAAATTGGTTTTTTTGTCTCAATTTCAATAGGTTGAAACTGTTGGCCGCGGATCGGAATTATTTTGtcgaaaataaaattaaggatGGGCATAAACTAGATAATAAATGACACCGAGAATTTAACGTGGTTCATCCTTAATGTTGGATTACGTCCACGGGATAAAATCCGAATAAATCTTCCACTATCAAAATAGCAGGTATACAAAGAGAGTACTTTTACAGAGAAATCTCATCAAAATAATGACACTTGAGTGTTTCCCACACACCCGAAATAatctcactatttttatttctcacaTCTCTCACTTCTCGCACCCTTTAGAGAAAACGTTTCTCTAGTTTGCCTATTAGCCTAAAGCTAATATTTTTGTGCTATACTTCATTCACTTCCTTGCTATTTATAAGCAAGGAGGTGAGTAACCTTCAAGCAATTGGCTTGGAGGCCACTCcaagttataattttttttaaataacatGGAGTCCACCATGTGGAGGGACCTCCAATAAATCTTCCCTTCCCGACTACATGGGAGGCACCACCATTCCAGCTGCTTATCGACAGTATTCAAACTTTCCTCGCGGAAGAGCTTTGGTTAACATATCAGATCCATTTTTATCGGTATGAATCTTTTCCAGTTGTAACAGCTTCATCTCCAATACATCTCGAATCCAGTGATATCTCACATCGATATGTTTAGATCTTGAATGAAAGGA
The sequence above is drawn from the Ricinus communis isolate WT05 ecotype wild-type chromosome 7, ASM1957865v1, whole genome shotgun sequence genome and encodes:
- the LOC8263541 gene encoding TSL-kinase interacting protein 1 isoform X2, with protein sequence MNAAFFLFYSVGSLQGSWTSMKKQMAKVAEAPKKLKVGAGSTQVGKSANRNRGRCPKSAGKSEKLSVEKDKHSSPSGSRLHLLDEGNCPAETTKRFHIPEQCPEHALHLSGKIKLQLFPLDEPTRMGLEKDGYHPYLELTLSARKKISSVLNHLNHKWGDSSIATGEPFLLPYKIAECLSSCRWTLNDVGLSAGDIYAAVGSPSIFRYGWVTDCENKSSELQSTLIPSEACLRHEGIQKVCSNNVENINGKGKQNEDPSEELKPNIVSGATDVSVADKTPSSGLVESMRNEGKMHVGTGQSSLWDDALTNISIGGLLSEASLKGMFSTCEPKSDGSNAGLLPSQLISDSFDAFIMSQVNCSQAPRLPPHGTSSSILDAEDTCHAFAFQNFSSSGKDALALRESAYGHTSSQDAVSKSFKNPNISEVSIQSGLPQSHGCQESETDLSLCSRLYNDESSLGLSGIKWTDSLGPFDLGLSSSRKIISGDSLSISRIIT
- the LOC8263541 gene encoding TSL-kinase interacting protein 1 isoform X1, encoding MNAAFFLFYSVGSLQGSWTSMKKQMAKVAEAPKKLKVGAGSTQVGKSANRNRGRCPKSAGKSEKLSVEKDKHSSPSGSRLHLLDEGNCPAETTKRFHIPEQCPEHALHLSGKIKLQLFPLDEPTRMGLEKDGYHPYLELTLSARKKISSVLNHLNHKWGDSSIATGEPFLLPYKIAECLSSCRWTLNDVGLSAGDIYAAVGSPSIFRLRYGWVTDCENKSSELQSTLIPSEACLRHEGIQKVCSNNVENINGKGKQNEDPSEELKPNIVSGATDVSVADKTPSSGLVESMRNEGKMHVGTGQSSLWDDALTNISIGGLLSEASLKGMFSTCEPKSDGSNAGLLPSQLISDSFDAFIMSQVNCSQAPRLPPHGTSSSILDAEDTCHAFAFQNFSSSGKDALALRESAYGHTSSQDAVSKSFKNPNISEVSIQSGLPQSHGCQESETDLSLCSRLYNDESSLGLSGIKWTDSLGPFDLGLSSSRKIISGDSLSISRIIT
- the LOC8263541 gene encoding TSL-kinase interacting protein 1 isoform X3 — its product is MNAAFFLFYSVGSLQGSWTSMKKQMAKVAEAPKKLKVGAGSTQVGKSANRNRGRCPKSAGKSEKLSVEKDKHSSPSGSRLHLLDEGNCPAETTKRFHIPEQCPEHALHLSGKIKLQLFPLDEPTRMGLEKDGYHPYLELTLSARKKISSVLNHLNHKWGDSSIATGEPFLLPYKIAECLSSCRWTLNDVGLSAGDIYAAVGSPSIFRLRYGWVTDCENKSSELQSTLIPSEACLRHEGIQKVCSNNVENINGKGKQNEDPSEELKPNIVSGATDRNEGKMHVGTGQSSLWDDALTNISIGGLLSEASLKGMFSTCEPKSDGSNAGLLPSQLISDSFDAFIMSQVNCSQAPRLPPHGTSSSILDAEDTCHAFAFQNFSSSGKDALALRESAYGHTSSQDAVSKSFKNPNISEVSIQSGLPQSHGCQESETDLSLCSRLYNDESSLGLSGIKWTDSLGPFDLGLSSSRKIISGDSLSISRIIT
- the LOC8263541 gene encoding TSL-kinase interacting protein 1 isoform X4; protein product: MKKQMAKVAEAPKKLKVGAGSTQVGKSANRNRGRCPKSAGKSEKLSVEKDKHSSPSGSRLHLLDEGNCPAETTKRFHIPEQCPEHALHLSGKIKLQLFPLDEPTRMGLEKDGYHPYLELTLSARKKISSVLNHLNHKWGDSSIATGEPFLLPYKIAECLSSCRWTLNDVGLSAGDIYAAVGSPSIFRLRYGWVTDCENKSSELQSTLIPSEACLRHEGIQKVCSNNVENINGKGKQNEDPSEELKPNIVSGATDVSVADKTPSSGLVESMRNEGKMHVGTGQSSLWDDALTNISIGGLLSEASLKGMFSTCEPKSDGSNAGLLPSQLISDSFDAFIMSQVNCSQAPRLPPHGTSSSILDAEDTCHAFAFQNFSSSGKDALALRESAYGHTSSQDAVSKSFKNPNISEVSIQSGLPQSHGCQESETDLSLCSRLYNDESSLGLSGIKWTDSLGPFDLGLSSSRKIISGDSLSISRIIT